Proteins from a single region of Haloarchaeobius litoreus:
- a CDS encoding universal stress protein — protein sequence MPVNVLVAFDGSPLSKRALTYTIETFPDARITSIYVINPTDSVIDVEAGGLPVAKEWYENAKEEATRIHTTATDLAAERNTELDTVTEVGRPAQAILEYADDHDVDQIVMGSHGRSGIDRALLGSVSETVTRRARIPVTIIS from the coding sequence ATGCCGGTCAACGTTCTCGTCGCGTTCGACGGGTCCCCGCTTTCAAAGCGTGCGCTCACATACACTATCGAGACCTTCCCAGACGCACGCATCACCTCTATTTACGTAATTAACCCTACCGACTCGGTTATCGACGTGGAGGCTGGCGGCCTACCAGTCGCCAAGGAATGGTACGAGAATGCGAAAGAAGAGGCAACCAGAATCCACACGACAGCCACGGACCTTGCGGCGGAACGGAATACCGAACTCGATACCGTCACGGAAGTCGGTAGACCGGCACAAGCGATCCTCGAATATGCTGACGACCATGACGTCGACCAGATCGTCATGGGCAGCCACGGCCGCTCGGGAATCGACCGAGCACTCCTCGGAAGCGTTTCCGAGACAGTCACCCGCCGAGCACGGATCCCGGTGACAATCATCAGTTGA
- a CDS encoding RNA-guided endonuclease InsQ/TnpB family protein has translation MLEVHRTHRAKILNHSQVEDSLDRHGWSASKLWNVANYHSRQVWEDTGKIPDHGDLKDELKTHPKYKGLHSQSSQRVLEELAEAFNSWYGKRKSDNRANPPGYRKKNYYDNQDRRVHEEHPRSTVTWKQNGIRHDIKNNRVRLSKGANHKEHPKAWEYILVEYETRPGVEVENLQQVRAVYDKAKGRWELHLVCKDEIETPNAPGNETAGIDLGICNFAAVAYSTEQADLYPGNRLKQDGYYFPKEIAKCDDSGGERATRLHKKWSERRTHFFHSLAKHIVEKCIERGVGSINVGKLAGVREDEDGESKNWGKHGNLDLHGWAFDRFTNILTYKAKVEGIEVVEVSERDTSKTCCVCGTEDDTQRVERGLYVCEACDGAFNADVNGAENIRLDLNQSNSESAPVLGGDRSTGWLAQPGVYLHDLSHGFSPREQVVDCKP, from the coding sequence ATGCTGGAAGTCCACCGCACCCATCGAGCGAAAATCCTCAACCACTCACAGGTAGAGGACTCACTCGACCGACACGGATGGTCGGCCAGCAAACTCTGGAACGTCGCCAACTACCACTCCCGCCAAGTGTGGGAGGACACGGGCAAGATTCCCGACCACGGCGACCTCAAAGACGAGTTGAAGACGCATCCAAAGTACAAGGGATTGCACAGTCAATCCAGTCAGCGCGTTCTGGAGGAACTCGCTGAAGCTTTCAACTCGTGGTACGGAAAGAGGAAGTCCGATAACCGAGCGAATCCGCCCGGCTACCGCAAGAAAAACTACTACGACAACCAAGACCGTCGCGTCCACGAAGAACACCCGCGTAGTACGGTGACATGGAAGCAAAACGGCATCCGTCACGACATCAAGAACAACCGTGTGCGCCTCTCGAAAGGCGCGAACCACAAGGAACACCCCAAAGCGTGGGAATACATCCTTGTCGAGTACGAAACGCGCCCCGGCGTAGAAGTCGAGAACCTACAACAGGTCAGAGCCGTCTACGACAAGGCGAAGGGACGCTGGGAACTGCACCTCGTCTGCAAAGACGAGATCGAGACACCCAACGCGCCGGGTAACGAGACAGCGGGCATCGATCTCGGCATCTGTAACTTCGCCGCCGTCGCGTACAGCACCGAACAAGCTGACCTCTACCCCGGCAACCGACTCAAACAGGACGGCTACTACTTCCCGAAAGAAATTGCCAAGTGCGACGATTCCGGTGGCGAACGAGCCACTCGTCTTCACAAGAAGTGGTCGGAGCGCCGCACCCACTTCTTCCACAGCCTCGCCAAACACATCGTTGAGAAGTGCATCGAGCGTGGAGTTGGGAGTATCAACGTCGGCAAACTCGCGGGGGTGCGTGAGGACGAGGATGGTGAGTCGAAGAACTGGGGCAAGCACGGCAACCTCGACTTGCACGGGTGGGCGTTCGACCGCTTCACTAACATCCTCACCTACAAGGCGAAAGTCGAGGGTATCGAAGTCGTAGAAGTGTCTGAGCGCGACACGAGCAAGACGTGTTGTGTCTGCGGTACGGAAGACGATACTCAGCGTGTCGAACGTGGATTGTACGTCTGTGAGGCGTGTGATGGGGCGTTCAACGCTGACGTGAATGGGGCGGAGAACATCCGTCTCGACTTGAATCAAAGTAACTCCGAGTCTGCACCTGTTTTGGGTGGAGATAGGAGTACCGGCTGGTTGGCACAGCCCGGAGTCTACCTTCATGACTTGTCCCACGGATTCTCACCGAGGGAACAAGTGGTAGATTGCAAACCCTAA